CGGGCCGCGATACCGGCGCGCCGCGATCTCCGCTTCCGCCGCCTCGGCCTGTGCCATTGCGGCATCGGCCATCACCAGCGCGTAGCTGCGGAGCGTGCCGTCCAGCGCGGCGATGCGATCGAGTTGTGCGCGCGTCACGGCAACGGGCGAGATCCGGCGCGTGCGGATGCGTTCCGCGAGTTCGGTGAGTTCGAGGTAATGAAGACCGGCATCTCCGAGAGCGCTCGAAGGCTCAGAATATCTATGTTCAGGAAAATCGCGGAGGTGATGCAAGATGGTTTCTCTTTGGCTTATGACGTGTCAATATTCATCCCTCGAGCGCTGCTCCGCAAACCCGATTTTCTGAAGAATTCAGATCAGATTAACTAAACCATGGAACACCAGCTTCCGCCGCTCAACGCACTGCGCGCCTTCGAGGCGACCGCCCGCCACCTGTCGGTGAAAAATGCGGCCGACGAGCTGTGCGTGACCGCCGGCGCCGTGAGCCAGTTGATCAAGTCGCTGGAGCTGCACCTCGGCGTGCCGCTCTTCCGGCGCGCGAACCGCGGCATCTTTCTGACCGATGCGGGCCAGGGCTATCTGCCGCCGGTGCGCAATGCCTTTCGGCAGATCAGCGACGCCACGCGCCGTGTCGCCGTGCCCGCGGAGACCGGCATCCTCACGGTCAGCACCACGCCATTCTTCGCCTCCGCATGGCTGGTGCCGCGCCTCAAGGGTTTTCAGGTTGCGCATCCCGACATCGATCTGCAAGTGGTGAGCAGCACTGCGCTGGCCGACTTCTCGCGCGATGGCGTGGACGTTGCCATTCGCCACGGCCTGGGCCGCTACGCAGGCCTGAGCAGCCAGCGCGTGCTGACGGTGGAAATCGTTCCCGTCGCTGCGCCGGCGCTGGTCAAGCGTCTCGGCATGCCGACGGCCCCCGCCGAACTCACGCGTTGGCCGCGCGTGAACGATGCCGAGCGCAAAGCCTGGCAACTGTGGTTCCAGGTGCAGGGCATCGACGACACGGGACCGGCCCGCGGCCCGTCCTTCGATGATTCAGGCCTGCTATTGAAAGCGGTACTCACGGGGCAGGGCGCGGCCCTGCTGCCTTGCGCGGTGGTGGCCGATGACCTGGCAGAAGGACGGCTGGTCCAGCTCTCGGACGTGAGCTGGCTCGAAGACTTCGCCTACTACCTCGTCTGCCCCGAGAACAGCCGCGACCGGCCGAAGGTCGCGGCCTTCCGCGAATGGATTGCCGCCGAGGCCGGCAGAAAATCCGCCAGGCCTCGCAGGAAAACGCCTGTCAAAGCAGCTCGATCCCGGGCAGGCTCTTGAAGCAGCTCTCTCGCGTGATGCGCACGAAATCGGCAAGCCACGGTTGGCCCGAGGTGTTCTGCGTGCAAGCCATGTAGAGCCGCCCCGTCAGGCCTTTGGCGCTCACGCGGCGCGCCGTGACATAGCCGCGGTCGAGGTAGTTCTGCACCGCCCACAGCGGCAGGGTCGCCACGCCGCGGCCGCTCGCCACCAGCTGCAGCATCGCCACGGTGAGTTCGGTCGTGCGCCGGTGCGCGGGCTCCACGCCGGCCGGTGCCAGCACCTGCCGCACGATGTCGAGCATTTCGTCGGGCACGGGGTAGGTGATGAGCGTCTGGTCGGCGAAGTGCCGCGCGGTGAGATGCGGCTTTGCCGTCAGTGCATGGTCGTTGGCAAGGAGCGCCACGATCTCGAAGCGGAACAGCGCGTGGTAGTCCACCGTTTCATCGGGGTCCTGCTCGGAGACGATCGCCACCTCGGCGCGGTTCTGCATGACCAGCGCGATCGGGTCGGGGTGAAAGCCCGAGACGATGTCGAGCTCGATCTCGGGCCAGCGCTGCCGGAAGGCATCCATCGCGGGCATCAGCCAGTCGAAGCAGGTGTGGCACTCGACCACGATGCGCAGTTGCCCGCTGCGGCCCAGCGCGAGCCGCGCCACGTCGCGCTCGGCCTCCTCGATCAGCGGCAGTGCCGTATCGGCCAGCTGCAGAAGCCGCAGCCCCGTGGTGCTGAACTGAGGCGGAACCGACTTGCGCTCGAAGAGCTGCGCGCCGTAGCGGTCTTCGAGCAGCTTGATCTGGTGCGACAGCGCCGACTGCGTGAGGTTGAGCAATTGCGCCGCGCGCACCAGGCTGCCGGTGTCGCGCAGCGCAACGAGCGTGCGCAGGTGGCGTATTTCCAGGATCGATTGCAACATGAATGCATTTCAAGTGAAAGGGCAAAAGGTTTCGTTTGAATCATATGCCCCAAAGCCCGACCATTGCGGATTCTCAAGATCTAGCGACCGGAACATCTGCAATGACCACCCGTACCCACACCCTCGGCTTTCCGCGCATGGGCGCCAACCGGGAACTGAAGTTCGCACTCGAAAAGCACTGGCGCGGCGACATCGACCGCGCGGCGCTCGAAGCCGTCGGCGAACAGCTGCGCGCACGCCATTGGCAGGGCCAGCGGGACGCGGGGCTCGACTACGTGGCCGTGGGCGACTTCGCCTACTACGACCACGTCGCCAACCACATCCAGCTGCTCGGCTGCGAGCCGGCGCGCTTCGACTTCAAGGGCGATGAGCCCGAGCTTTCGCGCTACTTCAAGATGGCGCGCGGCGTGGAAGACGAAGCCGGCCACGTGCACGACGCCAATTGCAACCATGGCGCTGAAGGCACCTTCGCGCTCGAGATGACCAAGTGGTTCGATACCAACTACCACTACCTCGTGCCCGAGTTCAATGCGGCCACGCAGTTCAAGCTGGCATCGACGCGGCTGTTCGATGAAGTGGCCCAGGCGCAGCAGGCCGGGCATGCGGTGAAGGCCGTGCTGCTCGGGCCTCTGAGCTTCCTGTATCTCGGCAAGGAGAAGGAGCCGGGCTTCGACCGCTTCTCGCTGCTCGATGCACTGCTGCCTGTCTACGAGCAGGTGCTCAATCGCCTGAAGCAACAAGGTGTGGAATGGGTGCAGATCGACGAACCGATCCTCGGCCTGGACCTGCCCGATGCCTGGCGCAATGCGTTCGAGCGTGCCTATTGGCAGCTGGCCCGCAGCGCGCCCAAGTTGTTGCTGGCCACGTATTTTTCGCCGCTCGCCGACAACCTTCGCCTGGCGTGCCAGCTGCCGGTGGCAGGTCTGCACGTGGACGCCGTGCGCTCGCCGCAGGAGCTGACCGGCGTGGCCGATTGGCTCTCGGCGCACAAGGTGCTGTCGGTCGGCATCGTCGACGGCCGCAACATCTGGCGCACCGACCCCGACGCCGCGCTTGCCGCGCTGCGCCCGGTGGTCGACAAGAACCGCGGCGAGTTGTGGATTGCGCCGTCGTGCTCGCTGCTGCATGTGCCGTTCAGCCTGGCTGCGGAAGACAAGCTCGACGTGGAGCTCAAGTCCTGGCTCGCCTTTGCGGTCGAAAAGCTCGACGAATTGCGCGTGCTGCGTGCCGTGCTCGACGGCCGGGAAGGCTCGGTCGCCGAAGAACTCACGGCCGCTCGTACCGCAGTGGCCGCACGGCGCAGCAGCCCACGCGTGCACCGCGCAGATGTCGCACTGCGGCTTGCACGCAGCGTGGCCGGTGACGACGCTCGCACCTCGGTCTTTTCGCAGCGCCAGTCGGTGCAGCGCGCGCGCTTCGCCTTGCCCGCGCTGCCGACCACCACCATCGGTTCGTTCCCGCAGACCGCGGAGATCCGCGCCGCCCGCGCCGCCTTCAAGCGCGGCGAGCTCGACGCGGCCGGCTACCGCGAGAAGATGCGCTCCGAAATCGCGCTCGCGGTGCGCAAGCAGGAGTCGCTGGGCATCGACGTGCTGGTGCATGGCGAGGCCGAGCGCAACGACATGGTCGAGTACTTCGGCGAACGGCTCGACGGCTTTGCCTTTACCGCCAACGGTTGGGTGCAGTCGTACGGCTCGCGCTGCGTGAAGCCGCCGGTGATCTTCGGCGACGTGGCGCGCCCCGCGCCGATGACGGTCGAATGGACCGCCTATGCGCAAAGCCTCACCAAGCTGCCGATGAAGGGCATGCTGACGGGCCCCGTCACCATCCTGCAATGGTCCTTCGTGCGCGACGACCAGCCGCGTGCCATCACTTGCGAGCAGATCGCCTGGGCGATCCGCGACGAGGTGGTGGACCTCGAAGGTGCCGGCATCGGCATCATCCAGATCGACGAGCCCGCCATCCGGGAAGGCCTACCGCTGCGCCGCGCCGGCTGGCCGGCCTATCTGAAGTCGGCCACGCGCGCCTTCCGCATCAGCGCCTCGGGCGTGCGGGACGAGACGCAGATTCACACCCACATGTGCTATTCGGAGTTCAACGACATCCTCTCCGAGATTGCGGCCATGGATGCCGACGTGATCACCATCGAGACCAGCCGCTCCGACATGGAATTGCTGCGCGGTTTCGGCGGCAACGACAGTGCCGGCGACGCGGGCGGCTTCCGCTATCCGAACGAGATCGGCCCGGGCGTGTACGACATCCATTCGCCGCGCGTGCCGTCGGTCGACGAGATCGTGCGCCTGATGCGCAAGGCGGCGGATGTGGTGCCGCACGAAAACCTCTGGATCAACCCCGACTGCGGCCTGAAGACCCGCGGCTGGCCGGAGACCGAGGCCGCGCTGTCGAACATGGTGACCGCCGCGAAGCTGCTGCGCAAGGAACTGGCGGCCGCCTGAACCCGAGTGGCCGCGGCGAGGGGGAGATGGTGCAATCGCGAGCGCCAATAATGGCGCCATGACCGCTTCCCCCCTCGTTGCCAAACGTTTCTCCCTCGCATCTTTTTTTCTTCTCCTGCTGTCGCTGGGGCTCACACCGGCCATGGGCTGGGCACAGGACCGAGCCCAGACGCTCTTGCAGTTCGAAGGCGTGCACGAGCGTTACCAGGCGGCCTATGCCCCAGGCGCCGTGTCGCGCGATGCAAGGCAGCTGCTGGAGCCTGCCGACCAGGCCCTTGCCGACAGCGCGCTCAAGGCGCTCGACGCAGCGGCCACGCGGTCTTTCGACGTGGCCGCGTCCGTCGCCGCCATCCGGCAGGAGGTGGCGGCTGCCGGCAAGGGCGGTGCGGCGCCGAGCCCGCAGGTGCTCGCTGCAGTGACGCGCTTCGCGCAACTGCGTGCGGACTACGCCGCAAAGGACCAGGCGGGCAAGTTCGAGTTCTTCAACCGCGAGCGCGCGAAGCCGGCCGACTCCGTGCGCACGGAATTGCTCGAGCGCATG
The Variovorax paradoxus genome window above contains:
- a CDS encoding LysR family transcriptional regulator, which produces MLQSILEIRHLRTLVALRDTGSLVRAAQLLNLTQSALSHQIKLLEDRYGAQLFERKSVPPQFSTTGLRLLQLADTALPLIEEAERDVARLALGRSGQLRIVVECHTCFDWLMPAMDAFRQRWPEIELDIVSGFHPDPIALVMQNRAEVAIVSEQDPDETVDYHALFRFEIVALLANDHALTAKPHLTARHFADQTLITYPVPDEMLDIVRQVLAPAGVEPAHRRTTELTVAMLQLVASGRGVATLPLWAVQNYLDRGYVTARRVSAKGLTGRLYMACTQNTSGQPWLADFVRITRESCFKSLPGIELL
- the metE gene encoding 5-methyltetrahydropteroyltriglutamate--homocysteine S-methyltransferase; this encodes MTTRTHTLGFPRMGANRELKFALEKHWRGDIDRAALEAVGEQLRARHWQGQRDAGLDYVAVGDFAYYDHVANHIQLLGCEPARFDFKGDEPELSRYFKMARGVEDEAGHVHDANCNHGAEGTFALEMTKWFDTNYHYLVPEFNAATQFKLASTRLFDEVAQAQQAGHAVKAVLLGPLSFLYLGKEKEPGFDRFSLLDALLPVYEQVLNRLKQQGVEWVQIDEPILGLDLPDAWRNAFERAYWQLARSAPKLLLATYFSPLADNLRLACQLPVAGLHVDAVRSPQELTGVADWLSAHKVLSVGIVDGRNIWRTDPDAALAALRPVVDKNRGELWIAPSCSLLHVPFSLAAEDKLDVELKSWLAFAVEKLDELRVLRAVLDGREGSVAEELTAARTAVAARRSSPRVHRADVALRLARSVAGDDARTSVFSQRQSVQRARFALPALPTTTIGSFPQTAEIRAARAAFKRGELDAAGYREKMRSEIALAVRKQESLGIDVLVHGEAERNDMVEYFGERLDGFAFTANGWVQSYGSRCVKPPVIFGDVARPAPMTVEWTAYAQSLTKLPMKGMLTGPVTILQWSFVRDDQPRAITCEQIAWAIRDEVVDLEGAGIGIIQIDEPAIREGLPLRRAGWPAYLKSATRAFRISASGVRDETQIHTHMCYSEFNDILSEIAAMDADVITIETSRSDMELLRGFGGNDSAGDAGGFRYPNEIGPGVYDIHSPRVPSVDEIVRLMRKAADVVPHENLWINPDCGLKTRGWPETEAALSNMVTAAKLLRKELAAA
- the gcvA gene encoding transcriptional regulator GcvA; translation: MEHQLPPLNALRAFEATARHLSVKNAADELCVTAGAVSQLIKSLELHLGVPLFRRANRGIFLTDAGQGYLPPVRNAFRQISDATRRVAVPAETGILTVSTTPFFASAWLVPRLKGFQVAHPDIDLQVVSSTALADFSRDGVDVAIRHGLGRYAGLSSQRVLTVEIVPVAAPALVKRLGMPTAPAELTRWPRVNDAERKAWQLWFQVQGIDDTGPARGPSFDDSGLLLKAVLTGQGAALLPCAVVADDLAEGRLVQLSDVSWLEDFAYYLVCPENSRDRPKVAAFREWIAAEAGRKSARPRRKTPVKAARSRAGS